From Impatiens glandulifera chromosome 7, dImpGla2.1, whole genome shotgun sequence:
CTTTGCTTATGACCAGCATGTGACAAGCCTTTTTCCTCAACCGACCTTGACCCTTTGTATGTATATACTTCACCATGGATTGATTAATATCAATCCATTTTTCCTCTTCTCTAAAAATCAGAAGACAATCGTTAGAATTCTTGAAGAACATCAACTCTTCAAGCAAGATCAAACCTTAGTATCTTCAAAGTATAAGGCAAAAAAACATTTCTATATCACTATTTAGAAACCCATACTTGCTTATATAACTCAtgtatattctataaattatgcATACTGTTTTTATAGCATGTTTTTCCTTGCATATTCATATCTTTATTAATGAACAAGTATGATCTGTTTAAAAAAGACAAACTGTTTTCCAGGGTACCATCTGTTTTCCAAAGGCTGATCTGTTTTCCAAACAAGGGTCCCTTTTCTAAGAGAGGGGTCTATTTTATAAAGAATGAACTGTTTTATAAACAATGGtctgttttataaataaaggtCTATTTTATATACAAGGGTCTATTTTCTAAACAAGGATTTGTTTTCTAAACAAGGATCTGTTTTCCAATGTATGAAACGTTTTATGGAATCATTGTGAACAAGGATGTATGAGTATTGACGGAATGGGAGGAAGGCTACGCAGGATGAGCTCTGGTAGTCTGATTCCAAAATATGTGTTGGGGTTCTATTGGGACTGGACTTCTGGGACGAGCTCTAGAAGATCCTACCCACACAGACAAGTGTCTAATCAGGTTGTGGACTTTAGGGATAGACTCCGAAGAGTGCCCTTCCAACTATGTGCTCAACAGGATTCCTAACTTTCAGGATCAACTCTGAAATGTAAAGGGCCAGTATGTGCTCAAGGATGTTTCTGTTCTAACCTTTTTATAAACTGTTTTACAAGTCAGCACATCAATACAAGGCAGCTTTTACTTGTCTTTTTATATTCTCTTTAAACATGCTTACTGGGTTTTTAggctcactatgcttgtgtggtgtaggtacacagCCATAGCAATCTATTGTCTTATGAAGGGAGGCTTGGAGGGTGGGTAGGGTGCAAGGGAGGTGTGtgtgtgtgggaggagggacaATCAGAAGTTCAAAGTACTTTTATGGTCTAGCACTTAAAAGACCACTATTTTTGTATTATGGGACcatcttttatttgtttttgatgtAAAGGGTCGGTACTGTTTTCAAAGGGCCAAGTTTTGTGATGccacttatatatttataacgcTTCCGTAAATGTTTCTGTTTTTCCGCCTAAGTATGTACGTTTTCAAACATTCCCTCACTCGGTCTAAGTAAATTAGGGGTGAGGGGTGTTACAATGTCAATCGTGACATTTTTGCgaatcgtgtcgttcgtgtcgatcgtgtcgatTGTGTCGTCGATTGTGTTGTGCCAACCGTGTTGATCGTGCCGTCGATTGTGATGTGCCAACTGTGCCGATCGTGAcccataatatttttcttatacgACTTTAAAATCTGTATATTTCCAAAAGATTTAATTCAATAATGATAGCAATTTAATTatcaacaataaaatattattatatatattatgcaaaAATCTTAacaagcttgtttgatttttaggattaaacttacaaattaataaaacaaaatatgcTATGCctcacaaaataataatttaattttaattaaagaccaattcaatttttctttcatatattgaaaaaagtttgattttgtacacataatattttcttatacagctatatttaaatttgttaatttatatttagatttttaagttTGTgtgcatatatataattaatatgactcCTTATAATGTGTATATTGCCAAAACCAATTTAATAatcaacaataaaatataataatatatattatgcaaAAATCTGAACAAGCTTTTTtgatttttactaaaaaaaaaaattaaccattCAACTTaaccattaataaaataaaatatgatatgatatacctcacaaaataataatttgattttagttAAGACTCATTCATTTTGTTAAAATGTTGGTGGTTAATTCCTTGGAATTCTAATGGGTAATAATAAAGATtaaggttaatatatatatatataaataatgatgtttaattttcaggGTCGAAAGTtagtggttaatttgaatatatatatgtgagagtaaattgatatttggatCGGAAtgtggttgacccgcccataaacagttaaaaataaaattaaaaatactacaagtatgtttcaaacttacaacctaacaaaccAAGTATAACACTtaaaccaactaagctaataaaactttatattttaaatttaacaccaaatttgatgaacgcgagacattttaacaatataagttcaattttttaactaactaatttatatatatatatataatgatgtttaatttttaaagtgttcgaattttcgggtcgagagttgtggttaagtTGGATaaatatgtaagagtaaatggatatttgggttgacccgcccataaacttaaaacagtttaaaataaaattgaaaatgctacaggtatatttcaaacttgcaacctaacaaaacaagtacaacattttaactaactaggctaataaaactttatattttaaattcaacaccaaatttgataaacgcgggacgttttaacaatataagttcaattttttaactaactaatctatataattatgcttaattttcaaagtatctgaattgtcgggtcgagatctgtggttaatttggatatatatgagagtaaattaaaaatattatcatatttgaaccgtaattttttttctcggtTTTATATCTttactcgtgcaaatacacGGATTATATgctagtaaaaataaataatagtatgTGCATCCGTGGGTGGGGTGTTGAATAAATGGAAAAGATGTgagtaaagataaaatatataatttttttattttatttttcagttaaTTAGATTGCGGCActtcatttactttcacattTTCTCATTTAAATTTTCACTATAACTTCAAAGCAAAAAGAGAGTGAATTCCACTTGACATTCCACGTGGAGGCTAGTAggatgagagataaaataaaaataaaaaattcaatgaAATAGGTTTTTTCGCTGGccaaaaatatatgaaaaatgtttctctctctatatgcTCGGTCGCAGTCTCTCATTTCTTCATTTTGTCTTCTGTTTGTTCAGgtctatttatttattcttctttttgGAGCACCTCGATGTCAAATAGTTCTTAAACTTGTGTGAAGTGAAAATAGTACGTTTTTCAGTTTTATTTCTCATTTCAATATTCTTTCAAgctatacattttatttattattatttttgtgaacTCTACATTTATCTCTCATTTGATAATCAAGAATCACATAAACAAATCGTTTTGTTAACTGAATCGATGAAGAAATCGGAAGATAAAACTAGGAGGTAACGTATTTCAAACTGTATTTATGTAGTATCAGCAAATAAAATACGATGTTAAAACGATGTTAAAACTGATAATATCATTTTACTAAATTGCTTTTAAGTGAATCATTTAGAATCTTTAGGTTAAAATtgttataatcatttaaaatgttcaaatacgacttttaatgttttaaaattaaaaatatatagcaaatatatatatatatatatatatatatatatatatatatatatatatatatataatgatgcttaaattttaaagtgtctggattgttgggtcgagagctgtggttaatttggatatatatgtgagtaaatggatacttgggttggattgtgagttgacccgcccataaaattaaaacggttaaaaataaaattaaaaatgttataggtatggttcaaacttgaaACCTAATAAagcaagtacaactctttaaccaactaggttaataacactctatattttaaatttaacaccaaatttgatgaacgcaggacattttaacaatataagttcaactttttaactaaccaatatatatatatataatgatgtttaatttttaaagtgtctgaattgccgagtcgagaactgtggttaatttggatatatatatatatatatatatatatatgtgagagtaaatgagtactttgggtcagattgtgggttgatccgcacataaacttaaaacggttaaaaataaaatttaaaatgctatagatatggttcgaacttgcaacctaacaaaacaaatacaaccctttaaccaactagggtaataacactttatattttaaattcaatattaaatttgatgaacttgagacattttaacaatataagtcaactttttaactaactaatctatatatatatatatatataatgatgcttaatttttaaagtgtccggattgccaggtcgagagttgtggttaatttggatatatttgtgagagtaaatggatacttggttgaattgtgtgttgacccgcccataaacttaaaacggttaaaaataaaatttaaaatgttataggtatggttcaaacttgcaacctaacaatatatgagagtaaatggatacttggatcggattgtgggttgacccgcccataaatatttttaccgtaatatttttcacggtttttatattattactcgtgcaaatgcacgggatacatgttAGTTTTAATGTAAAACGATTCACTATTTAATGTTAAACGATTTACACCTTCATATAAACGATTtatacattcatgtaaaacGTTTTACACACTTATCAAGCGAACTGaagtgttaaaaaataaaatatgattacaaaaaattgttataatcatttataatgttTGTCTTAATGTCAAATACGACTTATAATgcttaaaaattgatatatatgtatatatatataggaaataCGACTTTTAATgcttgaaaattgaaatatatataggaaattttcatataaacatATAGACATTAATTAGTGTTTCGGGTGAGTTCGAGTCAACGCTCACAGAAGAAATAAAGTAGTTCAAATTTTCTAAATAGAACATCGACAATGCTGACCTTATAAGTAAATCTCTCATTGAAATTGAACATTGTGTGACAAATAATCATGTAAAACGATTTACACATTCATGTAAAGCGTTTCACATCTTAATGTAAAACGATTCACAACATGTAAAACTCTCTTTCACTATTACATGTAAAGCGATTGATATTAGgtgttttcattttttgcatatTTATTTACCTATATATTGCAGCAATCATTACTACATAGTATATTATGTTACAACATGTCGCTCGAACAGACAATACAAATAATTGATAGCGAAACACTGGAAGTACCATTTGAGAATAAATATATGTTGGTAAAACAAATGATAATACTCTAATATTCTCTAGTATCATTAGGATATGGAACAATATATTTGAcatcatttcttttttattattgtaaatagtatgacaaatttctcaaaattttaaccCGCATAGACTCCTAAGTTGTTGATAGGgtctaaaaattcaaaatagatGTCTTGACAATGTCATGGCATGATAATATAAACGTTAATGATTGTGGAGTGTACTACATTAGGCATATGAAGACATATACACGAGACGACAACAAATTGATCTCTAGGAAAAttgtaaagaaaaaaagaaggtgCTCAGAATAAATTACCTTGTGTCTATCCTCAACTCGGGCATAAACAATATGAGAAAATGTAATCCTtctcaaattttgaaaatgtatttGGAATAGTTTTAAATGTTGTAATTCAATTTATCgtatatatttcaatttcaaactataGAATTATCTTAAAATATGGAAAGTCAGtagaaaaatcaattaattaaactaattgaTTGCTAATTGACTAGGAATGGAATGTTATCACTTACAAATCAATTaaactaattgatttgctaattgattgaaaatttgttgtaaatcaattatatgattttattgtttaaattatttccTTTTATTCAAATgtaattttcactatttaagTACTGAACTTTTTATGTAAGAAACACAaccaaaaaacaaattaataaaatattctctGTCAAATTTCTACATGGTATCAATGTAGGTTTTTCCTTCTTGAAGAAACATTTTCACAATTTTCTGTTGCCTCCTCCAATGGTGGAAATAGCCATTGGAGGAGAAATCAAATGATTCTATAATCTcatatttctctaaaattatttatcacaaattCCAGTGCATTTTTTTCATAGTTCAGTCAAATCTGTATCGAGCATCGTCTTCGTGTCttgatagatttattttttctccttttttttgGCAAGCGTCGTCTTCATGTCTCGACAAATTTCTTCCAACATTTCATCTGtccaaaaattatcattttccaTTTCAAGAACTGAGCCAAGAGCCAAAAggcaagagccaagagccaagagacAAGAGACAAGAGCCAAgtgccaagagccaagagccaagagccaagtgACAAGTGCCAAGTGTCAAGTGCAAAGAGCCAATAGCctagagccaagagccaagtgTCAAGTGCCAAGTGCCAAGTGCAAAGTGCCAAGTGTCAAGTGCAAAGAGTCAAGAGCCAAGTGTAAAGTGaaaagagccaagagccaagttCAAAGAGTCAAGTGCAAAGAGCCAAGAGTCAAGAGTCAAGAGCTAAGTGCCAAGAGCCAAGAGTCACTCCTCTAACTAAGTGaatcatgaatttgaatcagtCAAATTGAAAGAATGTCATCAACATTTCCATCTCCTTGACAACATCCTCTCCACTCTCATAGCTGCCCAAGACCTTTCCTATTAGGTGACTAACATTCTCATAAAAACTCTTCCAAGTTTATTTGAGGAAGTATGTGGCGAGTTGGGAAATCTCAACATATATTACCCAACTTGAGGGGGAGTGTAGAATTATCTTCAAATATGGAAAGTCAGtaacaaatcaatcaattagactaattaatTTGCTAATTGACCGAGAATGGAATATTATCACtagcaaatcaattagactaattgattgaagatttgctgtaaaatcaattatatgattttattgtttaaatcatttccttttctgcaaatataattttcactatttaaaCACTTCTTAGGTAAGAAAcacaacaaaaaaacaaatcaataaaatattctctctcaaatttctACACAAACATTAAAAAAGTCATGTAAGCAAACATTCTAAATGATTATCATCttttgttatcattttttattttttaagcatTACAGTAAATGATTATAACACCTctacaaatgaaataaaataaagtgttaaaagttttaaattaaggTGTATTAAAGTTTAAATGAAGGTGTGTAAAATGTTTACATGAATGTGTAAATCATTGAAAGTGCGAATTATTTTACATGAAAGTGTGAatcgttttagatgaaaatttcttatatatatattttatttttcaagcatTATAAgtcatattcttttttatatatatttcaatttttaacattaaatgaAGTTAGAGATTGAATTTTTACTGATGTTGAAAACAATGACAGGGGTAATGAAAGAAATTTTAACCAAGGTAAGAACCGATTTATATCGAGAAATATGAGAAGTCAGTCCAAGTTTGATGGACATTTGATTGCTGGAATTGTGGCAAACAAGCCACTTAAAAAAACTGCAAAGCACCaaaaaacggtgatgataaaattaatacagGCAACATAGTTACATAAACTACCATTAATGCGTTGTTTCTGTTAGTTGATAGCCCAATAAACTAATAAGTTTTTGACTTATAAGCATCTTCCCACACCACTgctcataaataattaatggagaattatgtgtcTGGAAACTATGAGAAAGTTTATCTCACAAATGGTGAACTACTatatattgttggcatgggggacatcaaattgaagatgacaaacgATTCTGTTTGGaatattaataaggtgagacataTTTCGAGTTTAATGtgtaatttgatttttgttaCACTGCTTAATGACGAAggtcaaaattttaattgtagaaACGGtttgtggaaggtgactaaTGAACAGTAATTGTTGATTGATGTCATAAAAGTGGAACGTTATACATGACTTCAACATGTAGAGAAACAATTGATGTTGTAGTTGGTGACTCGAAGAATAGTGAATTATGACATTGCAGGttaggccatatgagcgaaaaaatgatgaaaattcttttgaaaaatgGTCAGATTTCAGAGCTGtggtctgttgaacatcagttttgcgaaaactgcattcttggaaaataaaaatgtgtgagtttcttaaatcatgaaggagctcaagaaaaaaatgttagatttggtacacactgatgtgtgagAATCAGTGTGAGAACCTACACtcgtttcttctattggcggatgaCAATACTATGTGacgtttataaataatttgacaagaaaaatatgagtttattttatgaagaacaaatatgatatatttgttgttttcaAACAGTGGAAGACTTtgattgaaaatgaaacaaattagaagGTTATGTGTTTAAAATTCAACAACGGAGGTGAGTACATCAATTCagattttaaaaagttttgtGTTGTAAATGTTATCAGTATGGTGAAAAATGTTCTCGAACGCCTTAAGAGAATTGAGTAACTAAACAGATGAATCAAGCATTGAATGAGTATGCTAGAAATATGAGATTACATGTTGTGCTGCCTAAAATCTTAGAAgaaactatatataataatgcttactTGATAAATAGAGAATTCTCTTGTTACTCTTAAATTTagaaattcaaaagaaaaaaaaaaaaaatatatatatatatatatatatatatatatatatattaagagcaaataagttatttgtcatgcccaaaatattattattgaaaaaaaaaacaaacaaactatgataatacattatatttggaatttattttgttttgaaggTCATCTCATTAAATTTCTCCATCATACAGTATCAATTCAAATTCTTTCGTCTCAACTCCAACCCTGGCCCACGCCTACACCACCATTGCTCAAAATTCATCCTATAGTAATTTTCATCGCTCCCCTTCAAGTCTGTATCTCTCTCTCTGGTCTCTTGCAACTTCTCATTCAAATCCGCTGCTGAAAATGTCGACTTCTGCCATATGTGgaactatattattattgtttattgcATCCTTCGTTTCTTTAGCGTATTCTCTCAACGGCGATGGTCTATCTCTCCTCGCCCTGAAAGCCGCCATAACCACCGATCCAACTCGTGTCCTCTCAACCTGGTCCGACACCGATTACACACCTTGCCTCTGGGTCGGAATCTCCTGCGATCACAACCACCAAGTCACCTCTATTTTCCTTCCCTCCCGGGGCTTCACCGGTTATCTTCCCTCTGAGCTCGGTGCTCTCCTATCTCTCCGCCGACTCTCTCTCCCCCATAACAACTTCTCCGGCGCCATCCCTTCCCACCTCTTCAACGCTACCCATCTTCTTTCTCTAGACCTTTCCCACAACTCTCTCACTTCCCCCATTCCCTACCTAATAACCTCCCTTCAAAACCTCAATCACCTCGATCTATCTTCAAATCTACTCAATGGGTCTCTTCCTCAAGGACTCGATAATCTTCCCAACCTTGCCGGAACCGTCAATTTCTCCTATAATCATTTCACCGGGGAAGTACCGTCGTCGTACGGATTACTTCCATTAATGGTAATCTTGGATCTCCGGAATAATAATCTAACCGGAAAAATTCCGCTTGTTGGATCATTGCTGAATCAGGGGCCAACCTCCTTCTCAGGCAATCCTTATTTATGTGGGTTCCCGCTACAGACGGCATGCGCAGAACCAGAAGCGCAGAACCCTAGGGTTAACTCTGTTCCTAAAAATCCAACCTTTAGCAAGAATGGTTTGGAGGAAGGAGGGAGAGGAAAGGTGGGATCGGTGACGGTTCCGATAATATCGGGGGTAACAGTGGTGATTGGGGTGGCTTTTGTGTCGGCGTTGATGCTTCGGAAGAAATGGAGGAGGTccgaggaggaggaggaggagaggaGGAAGAGAGCAGGGAAGGAAGAGGAGAAAGAAGAGAAGGGGGGGCAGCAAAAGGGTAAGTTCGTAGTGGTGGGCGAGGGGTTGGGGTTTGAGTTGGAACTAGAGGAATTGTTGAGGGCATCGGCACGGGTGGTGGGTAAAAGTCGAAGTGGAATAGTGTATAAGGTGGTAGTGGGGAGAGGAGCGGGGACGGTTTTGGCGGTGAGGCGGCTGAGCGAAGGTGATGCGACTTGGCGGCTGAAGGAGTTTGAAGCGGAGGTGGAAAGCATCAGCAGGGTCCAGCATCCGAACATAGTGCGGTTGAGAGCTTACTACCATGCGGATGATGAGAAGCTGCTGGTGTCTGATTTCATCGGCAACGGAATTAGCTTGTACACAGCACTGCACGGTAAATTAAACACATTCCAATTAGGCCTACCtctttttaaattgttaaagaTCTTAATTGATTTCCAATGTTAAGAAAAACAGAAAGTTAAACTTAATTAGACACAAGAATGAGCTAGTTAATTAGTCATCCTGAGTAGAAGAACACTAACTAACATGGTCTCTTATGGGCAAAAAAACTCTATCTAACATGTCATTTTCCTGCCGGCAGGAGGAGGAGGACCATGTGCTTCTTCGCTAGCAATAATATTATCATGGGCTGCAAGGTTGAAAATTGCTCAGTGCACTGCTAGGGCTTTGACCCACATTCACGAATGCTGCAGCACCAGCAGCAGCCCTAGGAAGCTGCACGTCGTCCATGGCAACATCAAATCCTCCAAAATTCTCCTCGACGATGAACTCCGTCCCTACATCTCCGGCTTCGGACTCGCTCGTCTTTGTAAAACGGCCGCCGCCACCACAACCCATCACAAACGAAATCAGCTGGTTGCTGCAACAACTCAAAAGTGTGACGACGTCTACTCCTTTGGGATGGTGCTTTTGGAGATGTTGACGGGAAAGGTTCCAGACGCGTCGCTTGACAACTTTGTGAGAAAAGTTTTCAGGGAGGAGAAGCCTCTCTCCGAGCTCATTGATCCTGCGCTGGTCGCCGAGGTTCATGCCAAGAAGCAAGTTCTTTCCGTTTTCCATACCGCATTGAATTGCACGGAGTTGCTACCAGAGCTGCGACCACACATGACCACAGTTTGTGAGGCTCTTGAAAGAGTTAGCTGCTGAATGAATGGCAATCAGAGCCTAGAGATGTTTGatcattaatttaatatgttgttGATTTCCTTCCCTAGTTTTCAATCCAAAAAACGTGCGGCGTCAAACAATCTGTGGTTTTGTTTCAAATGGGGGGTATGTGGGTTTTTCCTTTTTGCTTGTTAAAGAGTGTGAGAATTGTTTTATGAGTTATGACAACTACTTAGTTTACAACTTCTTAATAggaatcaaaacaaaattttaaatttactacaaagaaaaaaaagctGAAAAATAAATCCTTAAAAGGGTTTGCTGAAAAACTTTTATtgctttacaaaaaaaattaaattaaatattttttatggcaAAGTCTCCCTTTTGATTCTTaccaaaaataacattaaaaccCAACTAAACTAACTAAAAATTTAGTacacttaatttaattttacgtttaagaaaaaaaggggtcatttttaatattatatgtacgtaattatataattaacttattaaaaatataattatttatttcttttaaattattattttcattcatcaacaactttcaaattaatattttaattttttttaattaaaaaagaactaacatactttttttaatcattCCTAAACTAACATTGTTTACtatttaaactcatttttttttatatactttatttttttaattaatttgtttatttacatttaaattaatatttttataaatttaatatatttaaattattatttgtataaattaaattatttatattttgatatatattttaaattattattttaataaatttaactatatattttaaattattattttataaaaaaattattgtgaagagacaatacaataaaaaatactaattactaataaaaatttgttGTGAATAGACAATACAatgaaaaattaactataatacTCATACTAAATTTGTTGTGAATAAATaacataatgaaaaaaataaattagaatgctcataataaaaaaatgtattcaaGAGAcacaaaagagagagaaaagctatcgagattaaaaagtaataaacgTCGCTCGTCGTCGATTGAAAtacgatcggcacgaacaacacgatcagcacgaacgacacgattcACAAAATAAGTGACgctaaccctaaatctattaCAATTGCATCGATATCTTTTCTGGACGCTTGTTTCCTAGTTGCGAGCGTCGATTAGTTCTCTAATCTTGGGTGTTTTCGGAAGGTTGACTTTTGAAGCGATTAATCGTTAAATCTTTAGGATTTCTGAATTGCCCTGTTtttgcatttactcttctt
This genomic window contains:
- the LOC124944389 gene encoding receptor protein kinase-like protein ZAR1, with amino-acid sequence MSTSAICGTILLLFIASFVSLAYSLNGDGLSLLALKAAITTDPTRVLSTWSDTDYTPCLWVGISCDHNHQVTSIFLPSRGFTGYLPSELGALLSLRRLSLPHNNFSGAIPSHLFNATHLLSLDLSHNSLTSPIPYLITSLQNLNHLDLSSNLLNGSLPQGLDNLPNLAGTVNFSYNHFTGEVPSSYGLLPLMVILDLRNNNLTGKIPLVGSLLNQGPTSFSGNPYLCGFPLQTACAEPEAQNPRVNSVPKNPTFSKNGLEEGGRGKVGSVTVPIISGVTVVIGVAFVSALMLRKKWRRSEEEEEERRKRAGKEEEKEEKGGQQKGKFVVVGEGLGFELELEELLRASARVVGKSRSGIVYKVVVGRGAGTVLAVRRLSEGDATWRLKEFEAEVESISRVQHPNIVRLRAYYHADDEKLLVSDFIGNGISLYTALHGGGGPCASSLAIILSWAARLKIAQCTARALTHIHECCSTSSSPRKLHVVHGNIKSSKILLDDELRPYISGFGLARLCKTAAATTTHHKRNQLVAATTQKCDDVYSFGMVLLEMLTGKVPDASLDNFVRKVFREEKPLSELIDPALVAEVHAKKQVLSVFHTALNCTELLPELRPHMTTVCEALERVSC